GCATATATTTTGTCTAACTGAGCAGTTCCAAAGCACAAGCCATATCAGTGGCTACCAACTTAGAGATTCATTGCCCCTACCTTTGGAAACATCAACCACTAATGCAGTCCAGGCCAATGACCTGCCACCCATACAGTTAAGAAACAAAACATAGATTTATGGAGTTGATATGGGAAAAATGAATTAATGAAGTACCCAAGAAAAAACTGTGAAAGCTAGTCAAGTCTCACAATTATCTGACTAAAATAAGCTCGAGCCTATTAAACACTAATTGTACTCCTAAAAGATGAAGCAATCCTCTCAAGCCATATGATCTAAACTATGTGTGAGAACATATCTCTGATTTATCCTTCAACCAATCCTCATTCaccataaaaagaataataaatagataaataagtGAAAGATCACAGTCCGCAAAAATGTTCTAggtaaaagagaaaaagttgAGAACAAACACTCTTCGTAACTGAGAAGTGCAATAGAGTACAAATACAGGTAAAGATCAGGGGTATACGTGGTTCAGGCTGGTCAAATTGGAAGTGACCTGCTTGAACAAACTGACAATGTAGGCTTGAATCTTGGTCTCACTAGAATGGATTGACATGCAATCTAAACCAGTTCCAACACATTGGGTTTACCAGTTTATTTGAACCATGCAAACAAGGATGTACACAACGATCAACTcaaaaaataagattataaCTTGCAAAATAAAGAGGacaacataattaaaatttgtgaaAGAATAGTAAATGCCCCTGAGCCCTTAACCATCACGTGCATAACCAAGCAAGAAATTATGgaataaataagaaatgatTCTCATTGACTTGCTGACGTAACTATTCTACTGATCGTGTTGCTTAAATAGCTGGTAGACCCAAATGTATGATAGCATTTAACATCAAATTCAGATACTCTGAATTCTTTCTTGAATTTGATATCAATATATTCAAACTTGTTTCGAGAATCTTCAGTATTTGTAACTTCAGCATGAGAATAACAATCAAGGAGGACACCCGAACAACTACAGTGTGTAAAAGCAGTCTAATAAGCCAATAGATATTGTGGTCTTACCTGTTCATCGTGGGAAAATTTGCAGCTAGCTCCACGAGTACATTCACCTCTCTGAAAAGCACGGCAAACTCCTCGAGCTTCTCTCTTCTGGCGTTCAGtctcttcatcttcctcttctttcttcttgtaGTTGCTAACATGATCGACCCTAATAATCCGTCCAGCAATTGTTGCTCCATTCAGATTATCTAAAGTAATAAATCAAAGCATAAGCGGAAGAAACAAATTGGGTAAACCCTCATCATAATTAAAGAGTGAtggtaaataattaaaaaaaaaaaaagaactaacCTACAGCAAGATTAGTGCTTCTTTGATCCTCATAAGCAACAAATGCAAAACCTTTGGATTTACCAGTACCCTTGTCTCTAACTAGATTAACATCAACAATCTCCCCACatctgaaaaataattagCCCCAATCTCAGGTGAATACTTGGCACATTAATCACATAGtgaaagaataataaagacaaagaaaccctTGCTTACTTAAAACAGCAAATAATGTAACAATAGAAtacatataaagaaataattgaaGAAGAAGCAGAGTTCTgtagaagagagagagagagggcaCTGACTGAGCAAAGACGGCGAGGAGATCGCCTTCGGTGAGATCGAAAGGGATACCGCCGACAAAAACATAAGCGGAAGATTTGTATTTGGCGTGCCATGAAGCTTCCTCTGAAATCCCTAATTCTGCTTCTTTTGAGTTTATGCTTTGAATTCTCTTCACCAGAGTTAACGGATTCATTCTTTTTCTGTCTTTTTGATTGATCGACTGATGATGCCTTAATCAGTACTTACAATCATcgttcattttcttttggagATAAAGTTCAgttttgacccctgaactttgcAAATTGGCTTAATTTGTCTACTTTTCCATCTTTACGGCCAATTTATCCCAAGTTTTTACATTTCTTTTGCTCATTTTAGAGAATTAAGCTCTATAATGTTAAAGATATCAACCGAGCTtactttttttaagattaaattgcactttaaatatttattcctaacttattattaatcaattaaatccatcaaaattacTTTATCATTATCACTATTAATATTACTCGTATTGTCAATAGAatacaaattatataaatgaattaataattcaataacACCGTCATtgtttttttatcatatacataattattatCACGCCAtcacttataaatatttttatccatcactatataaaatattaaatacaattACAAAACAAATTTATTGCTGGCACCAATATTTACTGCAAactaattatgaaaatataaaatatataaaaaacttaatgaataagtttaattagataattgacttattataattaataatttctaaatatgaCCAAATTGACTCCACACTATAAATTAGGTTGCCAACTTGAGTTTGCGCAAAACAGTTTAGTGGCGGAATCTGACTACatgttataataaatatagtatATATCATGTGCTCTCTTGACTAAAAATATGTTTGCAAATTAgttaaagaaatagaaaattttggACTGAATTGATTGGAAAGATCAGACAATGATTAAATTGAGCCTAATTGCAAAGAGTATGAGCTAAattgagatttatttatttttctttcgatgagatttcaaaatttctaataatgaagaaaaaaagaaaaaaggaaagatatttcagaaaaaagaaagttaatcattctaataatattaatttttatgtttgacTTAAATCTATAAAGAAATTCAtcctattaattttattagaatttattttagatataatcaatttcatataaatttaattatgcagaattttaaattaatttttacttcatAGAATTATAGTATAATTgtttttcaactttaaatacataaataatttttattgatgtttagtttagtacattagcaaaattacGTACAACAAAATCTCTCTATTGTCATATAATTGGAACTTAATAAAGTTTAGGACTATAAAGAGGTTGTAATTTTAACAAGATTTGaatactaaatttttcttatattttaaatttaatattattggtGAAATAACAAAACCGAGAgataagatatataaatatattattatattatataaataaaattgatgagataaaataatattataataatataaaatatatcataacaatatatttttataaattatatatatacatattactatatagagggatattttcttaaaatgaattttaaaagatatataacttattataatagagaatttatttctaatctatattataacaataacttttttatcgttatataaaaattatttttataaaaatatataattataacgagattttattatgtattattttaataaagtcAGTTTGCTCATGTAATccttatattaaataaaaaagatcaaCGTCACACTAGTTCCACATAAAAACAActtatattaatgaaatattatatCACGTCATCATTACGTCAGTAaaaattagcaatattatgtgctaaaaaatgaaaagaataattaaataacaatatctattttttttatatatatataatttttaaaaatattatatattaaataatatttaaacgtttgaaaaaaaaagtcaagaatatacaaattaattaacttaattaaaattttgaaattttatattataaaatatttaattatattatattcttaaaataatattatactatttataaaatttatgttttacaGGCTTTAAATTATGGTAGATTactaactaaataaaaagaaagaaaaaaggaaaaaaaagtgGTGTTCCCTCTTCCGCGTGTTATCATATCACAGTGTGGTAATTGATGGCTCAACGCTTTTCACCGGTCGTATTAAGACAAAAAACTAATGTAATTAATGATGATGTTCTAAAGTTATGAAATCATTGTCGCGGTGAGATTGACGAACTGTCTAATTCCTGTACATCCAATGTTTTTGTCTTCACTTGCTGGATTCCTCAACTCATCAATGGCGGCGTTCCCggagttttttcttatattttctttaagtaGACGTAACTTTCTAAATCTGTAAATACAACACTTTTTggcataattttttaacttttatatttttaatttctttgtatTATTTTACGCTGTTAAACATTATATTCGAGtcctttatatatttttttaatatcttgttggctattttttaaatttgaaagagATGGTtgtaaatagtaaaatttaatattcagtGGTCAAGTCAGATGCTGATAATGCCAGTGGGGTGGTTTGACGACGACGGTCACCTCTGATGATGCTAATGGTAGTAGATGATAATGCTAACGTTGGTTGTGGGTGGTTTGCTAGCAATAATGATCTACTGGTGCTAATACTGGTTATGGTTTTGCTACAGTGTAttagtaataaatttaatagcgaattgaaaataataatggatagtttaaaataataataattattttttaaataattaacacaCAATTTAACATTTAGGCaaaaaataacacaaataCTTATCATAAATAATCAAGTAATTTACTCATATATTATTCTTTGGAAGGTGAATTATATGCACTTGTTTAACAATTACAAAGGAGTAATTTGAGCCGAAATTATAAAGTTGTGTGTTAAAATGATCCAGAAAGATCAAAAGgatcaatttaatcttttacaATAAGTTTAGGGACAATTCTAACCTTATTCCTATAAACTACATAATCCTCCATGAGAGTTTGTAGTATACCggaaattcaaaaaaaaaaaaaaaggaaaaagtcaAAAAGTTGACAGTTTGTGGGTCCCGTTGTTAGATGGCCGACAAAGCCAAGCCCATGCCgcctattattttcttgcaaGTAAATTGTCCTTCCCACTTTAGGTTGCAACAACAACAGTCTTATTAAGTTTAAACTTTAAACATTGCTTCCTCTCTCTAATCTACATTAATTAATCACTCCTTTTGAACTTTAATCATTCCtcttaattcatttttttttaacctttttaattttgctgGTAAAAGTTTTTTCTGCTCAGCTCAGCTTAATTCCTCTTCTTATGGAAATTTTTAACTTCTAAATCACAGTCGCAGAGCTACGAGAGTGAAGACAATGGCTCTTGTCACTAAAGATGCTGACTCCGCCTTTCTGGGTGCAGGAGCAAAACCGTATCCTTTAGCTTTTGCTTACTTTTGGTGTCACTCGAGCTGTTTtgaaggttttctttttcttttctgtatttgcatttgtttttccttataaaTGCTGTGATTATAGAGGTTTGGAGATCTGGTGCGTGGAGAATCTACGGTTGGTTCCGGTCCCGAAATCTCTGCATGGGAAGTTTTATTCTGGAAATGCATATATTGTTTTGAATgtatggtttttttttttttgactttgCTGTTTCTTCATTTTGATGTGTTTATAATCGAGGATTTGAAGTTACTAATGTTTTactttgtttgttttatgGACAGACTGTTTTGCTAAAAAATGGACCTCCTCAGCATGACATTCATTACTGGATAGGAAACAATGCTActgaggtttttttttttttttttttttttttaaatcctgtcttaatcaactaatttaCTGCATTCTTAATGAATTATCAACTTCTACAACATTAGGATTGTTACCTAACCAATCTCCTAAGCAtggaattttatttaagaaaacatGTGCTATTTGTTTTCCTTAAGTTAGAGGAAGCAAAGGGAGCCTAGAGGAGCTTCCCTGTAGTTTACCTCAGTTCTCGTCAACATAAGCTAGGAGCTTGATGAATGAAATCATTAAGCTCACTGAAGTTGATGGCTTTATGTGTTATAATAATGCGCCCATGTCTAGACGGTTGATTTAAGTGACCCTCaggaaattaatatttgatattactACATGATTTTATTGTAAGGTTGCTTATTCCATATTTGCAGCTGGAATCAGTCTTGGCATCAGATAAAGCACTAGAATTAGATGCAGCTCTAGGGTCATGTACGGTGCAGTATAGGGAAGTACAGGGCCAAGAAACAGAGAAATTCTTGTCACACTTCAAGCCTTGTATTATACCTGTTGAAGGAGTTTATCTGTCACAGCCTGAGAAATTAAATGGCGATTCGTACAGGGTCAAATTGTTGAAATGCAAGGGTGATCATGTTGTTTCTGTGAAAGAAGTAAGCTTATACTTTCTTTCAAGGTTAATAAATGACAACTGTCATGATTTTGGAAATTGAATTCTCAGGTCATTATGACCTTCATATTGATATTCAGTGCCATTGTATTGTCTAGTTTAGGGAAAGTTTGAGTTTGTAAATAATCATGGCATTGCTATATATAGCTCTCTGTCCCTGCCATATGCAAATGTGCTTCATAATGTATTGATGACCGTAAACGATGTTGAATTAAGTTAGATGAGCCAACTTTAAGATGCACGCTTGTTCCAAGTCAGtgtaagaatttatatatcattatcATTACAATCATATGCCAGTTTAAACTCTGCCCGAATTTAAATATTGTGTATTATTACTGTATCCTTTTGAATGTTCAGaaccaaaaaggaaaaggttAGAATTGATTTCTTCATTTTGCTATGTGTACCTAAGACGCTCTCAGTTTTCCAAATTATCCAACTTgcttattagaaaataagaaatatcaGATGTaatttgtgtttatttttatttgcattGTTAATGGAAAATGTCATGCGTGTGTTTTCTCTAGGACTAGCTAGAGAGCAACCAGTGTGATTTATAAGATATTCATTCTGATTAGGTGCCTTTTTCTCGGTCATCCTTGAATCACAATGATGTATTCGTACTCGACACTGCATCAAAAATTTTCCTATTTTGTGGGTGCAACTCTAGCATACAAGAAAGAGCTAAAGCTTTGGAGGTCGTTCAATATATCAAGGAGAACAAACATGGGGGAAAATGTGATGTCGTGACTATAGGTTGGAATCTCTGGTTCTGTCTCTTTCTTCTACAAAGAAGGGATTGCAATTAACTGCTCTGGCCTTGCAGAGGATGGAAAATTTGTTGGTGATTCTGATGTTGGTGAATTCTGGAGTTTGTTTGGCGGTTATGCTCCCATACCAAAGGACTCGCCTTCTGGTGTTGTGAAAGACACTGAAACTCCATCTGTACAACTATTCTGGTAAGTTTTACCTTCCTTTCCAGTCGCATCTTTACTTGTTTGAACTTGAGTCTAATCCTGGTCCTGAAAACTCCTGAGTGTGTTATTTGTTTGAAAGCCCAACAAGCTTGCTAGGATTGGGATGACTAACGTTGGCATCTAGTTTATAGGTTAGCCAAGCATCAGTACATCCATTGTGccttgaatttatataaatgttCTTTCTCCTAACTTACACAAAATTATTAACCTTCAGTCTATTCAGGTTTTGGTATGCATGagtgtttttctttctgttaTGGCTTGCATCTGTGTTTTTCTCCGTCTTGTTGGTTTTTCACATTAAATTTCATGCTGTACTTTTACAAGTTATTAAAGGTGGTCGTATTAACAGGATAACAACACAGGGAAAACTATGTCCAAAAGAAGGCAATTCATTGAACAAAGAAATGCTCGATTCAAACAAATGCTATATGCTGGATTGCGGTGCGGAGACTTTTGTATGGATGGGTAGAAATACTTCAATTACAGAACGGAAGACATCAATATCTGTTATTGAAGTAAGACAACTTTTCTGCATCAATATCTTCTTCTCATACACTCTTTGCACACTCACCCTGAATGGCACATGGGGACAGATAGTTGAATTGTTGGGAAGAATTTAATTTGTGCCAAGGATAGCATGGTTGAGATGTCTagttatatgtatattatgaTAGGATTGTGGTGGCCTTGGAAGGATGAACTGCAAAAACTTGCATGCTTTTCCAAACATGTAATAAAGTCTTCATGAAACCAAATGACGAGGCTACTTTAATGTTTGAAATAATAGTGTCTGTTAAAGTAATAAAACCTATACTCACTACAAGGAAGCAAAATGAACATTACAAAGATTTTTTGAAGGTAAAGAATTAATCTGCCTGTTACAGTATTACAATTACCAAGATCATAGTTGTCTCTGCCACTATAATTTCAGTACCTTTAATGAAGTGATCATTTGACTCGAAATCAAGTAAGTTCAAAGCTTTCCTTTAATTGACTGGGTACATTCAATATGTATGTCAAGTAGTTGCACTTCACAATTTTCGGAAATACCATATTAAGTACCGGCATAATGATCCTCTAGTGCATCATTTCTAACCTGTAATTGGCTACTATTTGCAGGATTTTCTGAGAAATGAAGGCAGGTCCACTGAAACCTATTTAACTTTTCTAACTGAAGGATTAGAAACTCCCATATTTAGATCATACTTTGAGAGTTGGCCACAAATGGAGCCCAAGTTATATGAAGAAGGCCGGGGAAAAGTGGCAGGTCTGTTACTGTAGCGAAATTAGATGGGAATTTAGAAAACGAAGTACTAGTTAGAACCTAGAAGTGTAAGTATTCCTGTAACGCTAACGATTTTCATTGCACTTTCTATTTACATTTTTCAGCAATGTTTAAGCAACAAGGTTTTGATGTGAAGGAGCTACCTGATGATGAAGTCTTCCAGCCCTACATAAATTGCCAAGGCAAACTAAAAGTACTGTCTTATGAGATATAACTTGTTTTTCAGTTTTGCTGCAAATTACTATAATCTTATAACTTTAATGATTTAGGTTTGGTGGGTGAATGGTGATGAATTGATCCTTCTTCCAGTTCAAAAGCAGATAAAGCTTTTCAGTGGTGATTGTTACGTTATTCAATATACATATACTGGTGATGAAAGGGATGAAAATCTACTTTATGCATGGCTTGGTCGTGAAAGCATACAGGTAGGTGCGATGGTgaaataaaatctcaaaaatcGTTTTTATCTATGTACTACTTAAATAATGATGCTAGAATTTACTTCTAGCAAGTAGCAAAAAATCATGTGATGAGTTCTGGAGATTTCAAAGCACATTAGTCAtacatttttctttgtcttaAGTCAATTGGTGTAATACTGTCTGCACATGTTACCAACGATGCTTTTACATGACATATAGAACTTGGGGTAAGAGTCGGGTGACTATAATTTTCTATGGAAGCAGGTCTTTCTCTAATTTCAGCAAATTAAAGGTtttaatgaagttttattttctttatcttagAAGTTCCAGAAGAAGGTCCAAtgatcaaaacaaaattaaaagaaaaggattataTGAATTTGTCTTTGCATAATGTTAAAGATTAGCCAAACTAATTGAGTCCAAAACTCttctataattttctttttacttctctctttctctctctcaagTTTGATACCTCTGATACAAATTGAAAATGTAGATAGGCTCATTAATCGATTTACAAATCATGTTCTGCCTTATCTACTTATGATCTTTCCTTGTTTGCAGGACGATAGAGTTGATGCCATCTCCCATATAAATGCTATTGCAGACTCAACGAAGGGGGATCCTGTTCTGGTTAGTTCTAGTTTGTTTCTACATGACCTTATCTCTGGAAAATCCTTCTACAGTTAGATATTTGTACTTTAGGCAAACTATTCTGAAGCAAAATGTTAACATAGATGTTCAAGTACTAGTCATATGTTGTTCTTGCCATATGCTAGCTTTCATTCAAATTATTTAGTAGCTGTCTTCATGTAATCAAGATAATTTCTTAAGCTGGAAGTGATGGGCATACATCAGTGGCATGGGTTAGCATGTATATTTCCCTGCAGTAAACTATCCCTCATTGCTTAAGATCAAGTTGTCTGCATGGTTATCACTTTAGCGCTGGTTTACTAATGTTTTTCTCAAAAGTATGATCAAGAGCAGATCAAGTGTCACCCTCAACTTAAGAATTTGATTTCAGTTGTAGCTTATTAGCTGCT
The Ricinus communis isolate WT05 ecotype wild-type chromosome 1, ASM1957865v1, whole genome shotgun sequence DNA segment above includes these coding regions:
- the LOC8286440 gene encoding villin-1, with translation MALVTKDADSAFLGAGAKPGLEIWCVENLRLVPVPKSLHGKFYSGNAYIVLNTVLLKNGPPQHDIHYWIGNNATELESVLASDKALELDAALGSCTVQYREVQGQETEKFLSHFKPCIIPVEGVYLSQPEKLNGDSYRVKLLKCKGDHVVSVKEVPFSRSSLNHNDVFVLDTASKIFLFCGCNSSIQERAKALEVVQYIKENKHGGKCDVVTIEDGKFVGDSDVGEFWSLFGGYAPIPKDSPSGVVKDTETPSVQLFWITTQGKLCPKEGNSLNKEMLDSNKCYMLDCGAETFVWMGRNTSITERKTSISVIEDFLRNEGRSTETYLTFLTEGLETPIFRSYFESWPQMEPKLYEEGRGKVAAMFKQQGFDVKELPDDEVFQPYINCQGKLKVWWVNGDELILLPVQKQIKLFSGDCYVIQYTYTGDERDENLLYAWLGRESIQDDRVDAISHINAIADSTKGDPVLAQVFGDKEPLQLFLIFQTVIIFKGGLSKRYKRFISENGILDETYDEGKTALFRVQGTSPNSMQAIQVDQVSSSLNSSYCYILQTGTSTFTWIGNLSSTIDRDLLDRMLELINPMWQPISVREGSEPDIFWEELGGKTEYPKGKAIKQHIEDPYLFAFMFTDDDFKVKEIYSFTQDDLTTEDVLILNCHEEIYVWIGGHSNVKSKQQALRLGQKFLETVHPVEGLSLETPIYVVTEGWEPTFFTRFFEWDSLKANMHGNSFERKLALLKGKKQNLEVPIRNSRKVSSREATPDDLRSNYVRTNGRGSSLPPASSVSGSNSKSSYNHLVSSPAPIARKLFLTSPSQASSGSPTAEARSPGNVNLVQVDGSNGSVNTLIYPYMRLKVDSSDPATDIDVSKREAYLSDEEFQEKFQMTRGAFYKLAKWRQNKLKLSLNLF